From Gimesia panareensis, the proteins below share one genomic window:
- a CDS encoding neutral/alkaline non-lysosomal ceramidase N-terminal domain-containing protein encodes MTMLRALLCLLMGLILGNQTVLAAADWKVGQARVDITPAKNIWLAGYASRKKPAQGTKHPLWAKALVFQDPQGEQAVIVTTDLIGLTRELSDAVGKRVAQQTGIRREQIMLNSSHTHCSPVVKGCAALAYDFTPQQQKEVDDYARTLEENLVKVIVKASRSLEPANLSYGEEKATFAINRRGRINPDGPVDHSVPVLKVTDSEGKLKAILFGYACHNTTIALFEFCGDYAGFAQIALEKKYPGTLALFVLGCGGDANPDPRGTMELAEQHGDALAQAVSRAVDRKLDPVQGPLTVRFARTDLPFVAPPSKAVLIAQQGKGDVYTQRLNDYLLGQLDQQGSIPTSYPFSVQIFEFGDDLTLIGLGGETVIDYAIRLHEELSPRRIWVAGYCNEVFAYVPSERVLKEGGYEGGGAMKYFGWHGPFQPGVEDRIIKLVHAMLQQK; translated from the coding sequence ATGACCATGCTCAGAGCGCTATTGTGTTTGTTGATGGGTTTGATTCTGGGAAATCAGACCGTGCTGGCAGCCGCCGACTGGAAAGTCGGACAGGCCCGGGTGGATATTACCCCTGCCAAAAATATCTGGCTGGCTGGTTATGCCTCCCGCAAGAAGCCTGCACAAGGCACAAAACATCCACTCTGGGCCAAAGCGCTGGTCTTCCAGGATCCGCAGGGGGAGCAGGCGGTGATCGTCACCACGGACCTGATTGGCCTGACTCGCGAGCTCTCCGATGCCGTTGGCAAACGCGTTGCGCAACAGACCGGAATCAGACGTGAGCAGATCATGCTGAATTCCTCGCACACGCACTGCAGTCCGGTCGTGAAAGGCTGTGCGGCACTCGCCTACGATTTCACACCTCAACAGCAGAAAGAAGTTGATGATTACGCACGGACACTGGAAGAGAATCTGGTCAAAGTGATCGTCAAAGCCAGCCGGTCGCTGGAGCCGGCGAATCTGAGCTATGGAGAAGAGAAGGCCACGTTTGCTATCAACCGCCGGGGGCGGATCAATCCCGATGGCCCTGTCGATCACAGCGTGCCCGTTTTGAAAGTCACCGATAGCGAAGGAAAATTAAAAGCGATCCTGTTCGGCTACGCCTGTCATAACACGACCATTGCACTGTTCGAATTTTGTGGCGATTATGCCGGCTTTGCACAAATCGCCCTGGAGAAAAAATACCCGGGAACGCTGGCGCTGTTCGTGCTCGGTTGTGGAGGGGATGCCAATCCTGACCCGCGGGGCACCATGGAACTGGCCGAGCAGCATGGCGATGCGCTGGCCCAGGCCGTCAGCCGTGCGGTGGATCGGAAGCTGGATCCCGTTCAGGGACCGTTGACCGTCAGGTTCGCGCGAACCGATCTGCCCTTTGTCGCACCTCCTTCGAAAGCGGTACTGATCGCGCAGCAGGGGAAGGGAGACGTCTATACCCAGCGGCTGAACGATTACCTGCTCGGGCAGCTGGATCAGCAGGGCAGCATTCCAACGTCCTATCCGTTCTCGGTGCAAATCTTTGAATTCGGCGATGACCTGACACTCATCGGTCTGGGAGGCGAGACCGTCATCGATTACGCCATTCGCCTGCACGAAGAACTCTCCCCGCGACGGATCTGGGTCGCCGGCTATTGTAATGAAGTCTTCGCGTATGTCCCCTCGGAACGGGTTCTGAAAGAAGGGGGCTACGAAGGGGGCGGTGCCATGAAATACTTTGGCTGGCATGGACCGTTTCAACCGGGCGTAGAAGACCGCATTATCAAGCTCGTGCATGCGATGCTGCAGCAGAAATAA
- a CDS encoding adenosine deaminase, which produces MDDLIATLPKAELHLHIEGTLEPELAFQLADKNGISLPFASVDAMRAAYDFQDLQSFLDLYYASISVVCTEEDFHELTLAYLKKAASQNVRHTEIFFDPQSHLPREIPFETMLSGITSALKRGETELGISSRLILCFLRHLSAESAQETLQLALPFRDQIIGVGLDSSELGHPPSKFVNVFEEARRHGFRVVCHAGEEGPPEYITEALDLLHAERIDHGVRCMEDPALVERLAAEQIPLTVCPLSNVRLCVFKEMSEHPLKRMLEAGLLVTVNSDDPPYFGGYVNENFTAVQQALNLSRSELIQLARNSFTASFLSEPEKQKLLAELPAETD; this is translated from the coding sequence ATGGACGACTTGATTGCGACACTACCCAAGGCAGAACTGCACCTGCACATTGAAGGGACGCTGGAACCGGAACTTGCGTTTCAGCTGGCTGATAAAAACGGGATTTCGCTCCCGTTTGCATCCGTCGACGCGATGCGGGCCGCCTATGATTTTCAGGACCTGCAGTCGTTTCTCGACCTGTATTACGCTTCGATCAGCGTCGTCTGTACTGAAGAGGACTTCCATGAGCTGACGCTGGCTTACCTTAAAAAAGCGGCCTCTCAGAATGTCCGGCATACCGAAATCTTCTTTGATCCCCAGTCACATCTTCCCCGGGAGATTCCTTTTGAAACGATGTTGAGCGGTATTACTTCTGCACTGAAACGGGGGGAAACTGAACTGGGCATCTCTTCCCGGCTGATCCTCTGCTTCCTGCGTCACCTGTCGGCCGAGTCGGCCCAGGAAACGTTACAACTGGCGCTCCCCTTTCGGGACCAGATCATCGGGGTTGGCCTGGATTCCTCGGAACTGGGACATCCGCCTTCCAAATTCGTCAACGTCTTTGAGGAAGCCCGTCGGCACGGCTTTCGGGTGGTCTGCCACGCAGGTGAGGAAGGGCCGCCGGAATACATTACGGAAGCCCTGGATCTGCTGCACGCGGAACGCATCGATCATGGCGTCCGCTGCATGGAAGACCCGGCCCTGGTCGAGCGGCTGGCTGCAGAACAGATCCCGCTGACGGTCTGTCCGCTCTCCAATGTGCGTCTCTGCGTCTTTAAGGAGATGTCGGAGCATCCCCTCAAACGGATGCTGGAAGCGGGGCTGCTGGTGACCGTCAATTCCGACGATCCCCCCTACTTCGGCGGATATGTGAATGAAAACTTCACCGCGGTGCAGCAGGCACTCAACCTTTCCCGCAGTGAATTGATCCAGCTGGCCCGCAACTCGTTTACCGCCTCGTTTCTGTCAGAGCCTGAGAAACAGAAGCTGCTGGCTGAACTGCCTGCCGAGACCGACTGA
- a CDS encoding DUF6717 family protein, producing MSDEPNPQETNTRHTNWGRLGLLTLGLILIALGVAWQLRLLPFGNSLPRQNAIMIIAPYKHQGTWVFDDSSAGLVQEPFVAGVPEMIDVIVKDIPDADKGFRLLFSSNPFPDYQKKLVWLRGDRGGNYYRFSDSEMEGWICPAMFKYYEKAPPELYVKAEPLK from the coding sequence ATGTCTGACGAACCCAATCCGCAGGAAACAAATACCCGTCACACGAACTGGGGGCGTCTGGGCCTGCTCACACTGGGGCTGATTCTGATTGCCCTCGGCGTTGCCTGGCAGCTCAGGCTGCTGCCGTTCGGAAATTCGCTGCCGCGGCAGAATGCGATCATGATCATCGCGCCTTACAAGCATCAGGGAACCTGGGTCTTCGACGACAGTTCCGCCGGTCTCGTGCAGGAGCCTTTCGTGGCGGGAGTGCCGGAAATGATCGATGTGATCGTCAAAGACATCCCTGACGCCGACAAAGGATTTCGTCTGCTCTTTTCCTCCAACCCCTTTCCCGACTACCAGAAAAAACTGGTCTGGCTCCGCGGTGACCGGGGCGGGAACTATTACCGCTTCTCTGATTCGGAAATGGAAGGTTGGATCTGTCCTGCGATGTTCAAATATTACGAGAAAGCACCCCCGGAGCTCTATGTCAAAGCCGAGCCCTTGAAATGA
- a CDS encoding LTA synthase family protein: MSKVLLPADQILNLPGTDAEASRESNATASGTEKSRSLPRRWYQAFAAWSGRYSVLAIIFAITLTYLLVLRSAMVLTYADLHKLTFTQGISVFLVGLQYDVLVALCFIIPQLTHFTFTSDRRITGRFNRALLDLTWIIAFLFLPLICIAEYIFFDEFQSRLNYIAFEYIVYPTEVCCNIWQSYPIVELLAVVGLIGGCCWFLLRKNFQNQISSPMPFRRRFGFFAAVLTGIAVLWSSTSAESRQISRDRVANECSWNGLYSFVYYAWTCHFDFNKNYLTLENEEVNQRLREQIVGTGDELKSGSSNPVDRVVATGKPRQDYNVVLILEESLGSDFIGVLGDNRGLTPHFDELSKKGLLFDNFYATGNRTARVLEAVMTSMPPIPTESILKRDHSERVYTLANVLAARGYERLFMTGGRGLFDGVRSFMKANGFNHFIEQSDFKNPLFANAWGVSDEDLFRKALGEIDQLHSKGRPFFATILTVSNHRPYTYPEGRIPNMEQTRNNAVKYADWALGYFFREAQSHEFYQNTLFVVMGDHGARVSGSQLFPMSSYRVPVLMIQPGGKGQGERCSTLGCSLDIAPTILGRLGSDYRSVFFGYDVLQADPKHGRAIMQHNHDVALLNSDNQMVVLGFGKSAEEFELNRANHQLDQQATPDQEMVHNAIALFQSAFELYYSDRWFPDLKVTGSQKDDRAYTLETSSNFDPE, from the coding sequence ATGTCGAAAGTGCTCTTACCTGCCGATCAGATTCTAAACCTGCCGGGAACGGATGCGGAGGCGTCCAGAGAATCTAATGCCACTGCCAGCGGAACGGAGAAATCTCGCTCTCTGCCGAGGCGTTGGTATCAGGCATTCGCAGCCTGGTCGGGCCGTTATTCCGTGCTGGCGATCATCTTTGCGATCACACTGACCTACCTGCTGGTGCTCCGCTCGGCCATGGTGCTGACTTATGCGGACCTGCACAAACTGACCTTTACCCAGGGAATTTCTGTCTTTCTGGTGGGCCTGCAATACGATGTGCTGGTGGCACTCTGCTTTATCATTCCCCAGTTGACACATTTTACATTCACCTCCGATCGACGGATTACCGGCCGCTTCAACCGGGCTCTGCTCGATCTGACCTGGATCATTGCGTTTCTGTTTCTGCCCCTGATCTGCATCGCGGAATACATTTTCTTTGATGAGTTTCAGTCGCGGTTGAACTATATTGCCTTTGAATACATCGTCTACCCGACCGAAGTCTGTTGTAACATCTGGCAGTCCTACCCGATTGTGGAACTGCTGGCAGTCGTGGGTCTGATTGGTGGCTGCTGCTGGTTTCTGCTACGGAAAAACTTTCAGAATCAGATCTCGTCACCGATGCCGTTTCGTCGCCGGTTTGGCTTTTTTGCAGCCGTGTTGACGGGGATCGCCGTGCTCTGGTCTTCCACCAGTGCGGAGAGCAGGCAAATCAGCCGGGACCGTGTCGCGAATGAATGTTCCTGGAACGGGCTGTACAGTTTTGTGTATTACGCCTGGACCTGCCATTTCGACTTCAACAAAAATTATCTGACGCTGGAGAACGAGGAAGTCAATCAGCGTCTGCGCGAACAGATCGTGGGGACCGGCGATGAACTGAAATCGGGTTCGAGTAACCCCGTGGACCGTGTGGTTGCGACCGGGAAACCACGACAGGACTATAACGTCGTCTTAATTCTGGAAGAGAGCCTGGGGTCTGACTTCATCGGCGTCCTGGGGGATAACCGGGGATTGACGCCCCATTTCGACGAGCTGAGCAAAAAAGGACTGCTGTTCGACAACTTCTATGCGACCGGAAACCGAACGGCACGTGTTTTGGAAGCCGTAATGACCTCCATGCCTCCCATCCCGACCGAGTCGATACTGAAACGCGATCATTCCGAGCGGGTTTATACGCTGGCGAACGTACTCGCGGCACGGGGTTATGAGCGACTGTTCATGACGGGGGGCCGGGGCCTGTTTGATGGCGTGCGGTCCTTTATGAAGGCCAACGGCTTCAATCACTTTATTGAGCAGTCTGATTTCAAGAATCCTCTGTTTGCCAACGCCTGGGGGGTCAGCGATGAAGACCTGTTCCGCAAGGCACTGGGGGAAATTGACCAGCTGCACTCGAAAGGACGTCCCTTCTTCGCCACGATTCTGACCGTTTCCAACCACAGGCCTTATACTTACCCGGAAGGTCGCATTCCCAATATGGAACAGACACGGAATAACGCGGTGAAATACGCCGACTGGGCACTGGGCTACTTCTTTCGTGAAGCACAAAGTCACGAGTTTTATCAGAACACGCTTTTTGTCGTGATGGGGGACCACGGCGCCCGGGTTTCCGGCAGCCAGCTGTTTCCCATGAGCTCCTATCGCGTCCCGGTGCTGATGATTCAGCCTGGCGGTAAAGGGCAGGGGGAACGCTGCAGTACGCTGGGCTGTTCGCTGGACATCGCTCCGACCATTTTGGGGCGGCTGGGGAGTGACTATCGTTCCGTCTTTTTCGGCTATGATGTGCTCCAGGCAGATCCGAAACACGGCCGGGCGATCATGCAGCATAATCATGATGTCGCGCTGCTCAACTCTGACAATCAGATGGTCGTTCTCGGCTTTGGAAAATCGGCAGAAGAATTTGAACTGAATCGCGCGAATCATCAGCTGGATCAGCAGGCAACCCCGGACCAGGAAATGGTACACAATGCGATTGCACTCTTTCAGTCTGCCTTTGAACTGTATTACTCTGATCGCTGGTTTCCCGACTTGAAAGTCACTGGATCTCAGAAAGACGATCGAGCTTATACATTAGAAACAAGCAGCAATTTTGATCCAGAATGA
- a CDS encoding M56 family metallopeptidase — translation MSSTQFLELVVSLTVQVAIVIIVSHWLGRLVDSERVQSRLWTVCYGILLMLILVSVLLPHPRFFSPWQQMSSDHASTLVSFEMQLGNVLFWIWLGGTILSLAVFLLRAFQVNRFLKSCQPVEITDYVSQETLEELFRRLNLTGKQQVRFLTTDRLSTPFCSQLHYPYIVIPEFLLSFETQKFNFVIRHELEHLQTGHPLQLFLQRLVEVIFWFHPMVWWASQQSALCREFACDEAAIQTPQEIAQYLRTLLTIIEYGATQADETPTPLAFGRGQSIIASRARRLTQIARNHSARKKISISGGTAAFSLALATLLIALIWLPVDVLASPRASWSPWPTWSADALHDFGVSVHDFEAYNGRMELHELLKQNSTRQIASPDSLR, via the coding sequence ATGAGTTCCACACAGTTTCTGGAATTAGTTGTTTCGCTGACAGTGCAGGTCGCGATTGTGATCATCGTTTCCCACTGGCTGGGCCGCCTGGTAGACAGTGAACGGGTTCAGAGCCGTCTCTGGACGGTCTGTTACGGGATTCTGCTGATGCTGATTCTGGTTTCGGTCCTCTTGCCACATCCCCGGTTCTTCAGTCCCTGGCAGCAAATGAGCTCGGATCATGCCTCGACCCTGGTCAGCTTCGAAATGCAACTGGGAAATGTACTGTTCTGGATCTGGCTGGGAGGGACGATCCTGTCTCTGGCTGTCTTTCTGTTGCGGGCATTTCAGGTGAACCGCTTTCTCAAATCCTGTCAGCCGGTTGAGATCACGGATTATGTTTCGCAGGAAACCCTGGAAGAGCTTTTCCGGAGGCTGAACCTCACCGGGAAGCAACAGGTGCGCTTCCTGACCACAGATCGGCTGAGCACTCCTTTCTGTTCTCAGTTACACTATCCCTATATTGTGATTCCCGAGTTTCTGCTGAGTTTTGAAACACAGAAGTTCAATTTTGTCATTCGGCACGAACTGGAACATCTCCAGACGGGGCATCCTTTGCAACTCTTTCTGCAGCGACTGGTGGAAGTCATTTTCTGGTTTCATCCGATGGTCTGGTGGGCCTCACAGCAGTCGGCTCTGTGTCGGGAATTTGCCTGTGACGAAGCCGCCATTCAGACGCCACAGGAAATTGCACAATACCTGCGTACTCTACTGACGATCATTGAATATGGTGCAACCCAGGCAGATGAAACTCCTACTCCCCTGGCATTTGGCCGCGGGCAGAGTATCATCGCCAGCCGGGCGCGTCGCCTGACTCAGATTGCCAGAAATCATTCTGCCCGTAAAAAGATTTCCATTTCCGGCGGCACTGCTGCTTTCAGTCTCGCACTGGCAACCTTGCTGATTGCTCTGATCTGGCTTCCCGTGGATGTGCTGGCATCTCCCCGGGCCAGCTGGTCTCCCTGGCCGACCTGGTCCGCTGATGCACTCCATGATTTCGGAGTTTCAGTGCATGACTTTGAAGCCTATAACGGCCGGATGGAATTACACGAACTGCTAAAACAAAACAGCACCCGCCAAATCGCGTCCCCCGATTCTCTTCGGTAA
- a CDS encoding BlaI/MecI/CopY family transcriptional regulator: MAKLHLTKCELEVMDVVWRKGRVTVQGVVDSLERPLAYTTVMTTLKILDETRGVVRKKKKGRAYEYEPIVSREKISRSMAADLTERLFGGSVKSLVLSLVEGDSMSQSDIEELKLAIQSLESDT; the protein is encoded by the coding sequence ATGGCAAAACTTCATCTGACAAAATGTGAACTTGAAGTCATGGATGTTGTCTGGCGCAAAGGCCGGGTGACTGTTCAGGGAGTCGTTGATTCGCTGGAGCGACCACTGGCCTATACGACTGTGATGACGACTCTCAAAATTCTCGATGAGACACGTGGCGTCGTCCGTAAAAAGAAAAAGGGCCGCGCCTACGAGTATGAACCCATTGTGTCCCGGGAAAAAATCAGTCGCAGTATGGCAGCAGATCTGACAGAGCGGCTGTTTGGCGGATCGGTCAAATCGCTGGTACTCAGCCTGGTCGAAGGCGATTCCATGTCGCAGTCAGACATTGAAGAATTGAAACTCGCCATCCAGTCATTGGAGTCAGATACATGA
- a CDS encoding DUF1559 family PulG-like putative transporter, translating to MYQGRVGLRDDSICSQQVSAAPGEQRQRSHSSSRTGFTVLELLVTCGIIGTLMSLILPAVGSAREAARQLQCKNQLKQVGIALHSYHETHRCLPAGWQFEATRQSLYGWSVPLLPYLEQRAIYTSIDRNRVLGDPANQSARKTSIASFLCPSDIFDPTFLLYPENPSGGAIPPIFELPTGSYVGVYGTVEADDGVPPPPGDGALIHSQTITFAHLQRGLSNTLFVGERTMSMVPSTWLGVDAAGEDAACRLLGSAMTSPNCKLCDECEFSSRHPGGTNFLWGDGRVRFVSDSIDSRTYQQMARRLAQ from the coding sequence ATGTATCAGGGACGTGTGGGCCTCCGCGACGACTCAATCTGCTCGCAGCAGGTTTCTGCTGCGCCAGGAGAGCAGCGACAGAGGTCGCATTCCAGTTCCCGTACAGGTTTCACCGTCCTGGAACTGCTGGTGACCTGCGGTATCATCGGGACTCTCATGAGTCTGATTCTGCCTGCCGTCGGTTCTGCACGTGAAGCAGCGCGTCAATTACAGTGCAAAAACCAGCTCAAGCAGGTGGGAATTGCACTCCACAGTTATCACGAGACCCACCGTTGCCTGCCGGCAGGGTGGCAGTTTGAAGCGACCCGACAATCCCTCTACGGCTGGTCGGTACCACTCCTGCCTTATCTGGAGCAGCGAGCCATCTATACCAGCATCGATCGCAATCGGGTTCTGGGAGATCCTGCGAATCAGTCTGCCCGCAAGACATCTATCGCCAGTTTTCTCTGTCCGTCTGACATTTTTGATCCGACGTTCCTGCTGTATCCTGAGAATCCCTCTGGTGGGGCAATTCCGCCGATTTTCGAACTGCCGACCGGCAGTTATGTCGGCGTGTATGGCACTGTGGAAGCAGACGATGGTGTGCCTCCCCCACCCGGGGACGGTGCCTTGATCCATTCGCAGACAATCACCTTTGCTCACCTGCAGCGCGGGTTAAGTAATACGCTCTTTGTGGGCGAACGTACGATGTCTATGGTGCCCTCCACGTGGCTGGGGGTGGATGCGGCTGGAGAAGATGCGGCCTGCCGTCTCCTGGGGAGTGCCATGACATCTCCCAACTGTAAATTATGTGATGAATGTGAATTTTCGAGTCGCCATCCGGGCGGCACTAATTTTTTGTGGGGTGACGGTCGAGTTCGATTCGTCTCGGATTCCATCGATTCGAGAACGTATCAACAGATGGCGCGCCGATTAGCACAATAA
- a CDS encoding DUF4272 domain-containing protein codes for MIVQQGPSENQSEPQEAEARKQRSHAILKAEQVPFIDHLPLRETEAESLRRTTEEVALRAMALCIVSVKGEGLEQDIVERLVDDFQLADTFSPDEKKFIADPDPDQMLRVQFAWRYETYWVLLWALEFIDELPRPDQICDVPAAVACLRDLGREGFLEQASLRPQSEILDAADLIYRYHWAVVDARLKQQDAPAQLDGGVVMERHYALNWLIGYQNQLWDDISTDT; via the coding sequence ATGATTGTGCAACAGGGCCCCTCAGAAAATCAGTCAGAACCGCAGGAAGCGGAAGCCAGAAAGCAACGCTCCCACGCGATTCTCAAAGCGGAGCAGGTTCCCTTTATCGATCATCTGCCCCTCAGAGAAACAGAAGCCGAATCCCTGCGACGGACGACGGAAGAGGTCGCGCTGAGAGCGATGGCATTATGTATCGTTTCTGTCAAAGGGGAAGGGCTGGAACAGGACATCGTGGAACGGCTGGTGGATGATTTCCAGCTGGCCGATACATTCTCGCCGGACGAAAAGAAATTCATTGCCGATCCGGATCCCGATCAAATGCTGCGCGTCCAGTTTGCCTGGCGTTACGAAACCTATTGGGTGCTGTTATGGGCACTGGAATTCATTGATGAACTCCCGCGACCGGATCAGATCTGCGATGTCCCGGCCGCTGTCGCCTGCTTGCGCGATCTGGGTCGAGAAGGCTTCCTCGAACAGGCCAGTCTACGGCCCCAGAGTGAAATCCTGGATGCAGCGGATCTGATTTACCGTTATCACTGGGCGGTCGTCGATGCCCGGTTGAAGCAGCAGGATGCCCCGGCTCAACTGGACGGAGGCGTGGTAATGGAACGGCACTATGCCCTGAACTGGCTGATCGGTTATCAGAATCAACTGTGGGACGATATATCAACGGATACCTGA
- a CDS encoding DUF1559 domain-containing protein, with the protein MRTLRPFPTPATGTHQRQAAKRQGFTLIELLVVIAIIAILIALLLPAVQQAREAARRTQCKNNLKQIGLAFHNFHDVFDRLPTGARDGAGSSYACCNATAREGWSWLYHILPYMEQSTIYDVGTDADPNGTYPLVGRKGVKAYYCPSRRKVTSYGSGYYRSDYAGNGGQREGGVTSTLSIGKRGVVVRTDSKEVRINDIKDGASNTIMVAEKALNPDRHGLDGGDNEPWVNAGWDEDIVRHGAGRTSAGVEYGLTPLPDVKAPTDTVAVIDKGGVSWTNWHPFFGSAHDGGMNACLADGSVRLINYNIDGEVMRRISLTDDRQPLENF; encoded by the coding sequence ATGAGGACGTTACGTCCATTTCCTACCCCCGCTACCGGTACGCACCAACGTCAAGCTGCCAAACGTCAAGGATTCACACTGATTGAACTGCTCGTCGTGATTGCCATCATCGCCATTTTAATTGCCCTGCTGTTACCCGCAGTTCAACAGGCCCGTGAAGCGGCCCGCCGCACCCAATGTAAAAACAATCTGAAACAGATCGGTCTCGCGTTTCACAACTTCCATGACGTCTTCGATCGTCTGCCGACAGGTGCCCGCGACGGTGCCGGTTCATCTTATGCCTGCTGTAACGCCACCGCCCGGGAAGGCTGGAGCTGGCTCTACCACATCCTGCCTTACATGGAACAATCCACCATCTACGATGTAGGGACCGATGCCGACCCGAACGGCACCTATCCCCTGGTAGGTCGCAAAGGTGTGAAAGCCTATTACTGTCCCAGTCGCCGCAAGGTGACTTCCTATGGCAGTGGTTACTACCGCAGCGACTATGCCGGCAACGGCGGTCAGCGCGAGGGGGGCGTCACGAGTACGCTGAGTATCGGTAAACGGGGCGTCGTCGTCAGAACGGACTCCAAAGAAGTGCGCATCAACGATATTAAAGATGGTGCTTCCAACACAATCATGGTGGCGGAAAAAGCACTGAACCCCGATCGACACGGTCTGGACGGAGGTGACAACGAACCCTGGGTGAACGCCGGCTGGGACGAAGACATCGTCCGTCACGGTGCCGGTAGAACCAGTGCCGGCGTCGAATACGGGCTGACTCCCCTGCCCGACGTCAAAGCGCCAACCGACACGGTTGCCGTGATTGACAAGGGGGGCGTCTCCTGGACGAACTGGCATCCGTTCTTCGGTTCAGCCCATGACGGCGGCATGAATGCCTGCCTGGCGGATGGTTCGGTTCGGCTCATCAACTACAACATCGACGGGGAAGTCATGCGTCGGATCAGTCTGACCGATGACCGACAGCCCCTGGAAAACTTCTAA
- a CDS encoding tetratricopeptide repeat protein, with product MPVYLLTATDQHGKRDTHRVTADSAQQACNEFEENGYSDIVLHSDDVFAATTDLFPANDDVEEHLTAADLVQMQHLSDFQQFLFTLRRAYWQSRWFYLLVILAFVYRWHYQLGWFGNVEELDAIDLGLLVVVLLPLVITLWYTYLSPARKYKQLMQAFAWGLWDEVIDLCPTLRGKIPGFELACRHAVALAAEGKFEEGMDMIEQFEEIQDIPRWMYLGRLSELYEVVKDGEQVIECHRLSYEAAPDNPTVQLDYAYALLKYQQNLPLAQQLMAEAEQQHLSELLKFMLPYLKGILALNQGRPNEAEKLFHECQSLLLPISHSEPMLQLFVDFNRGFLAIALAELGDPREAEKLYQLVEPRLKATDSTLIMERYAAAMAR from the coding sequence ATGCCCGTCTATCTGCTTACCGCTACGGATCAACACGGAAAACGGGACACGCATCGAGTGACGGCTGACAGTGCCCAGCAGGCCTGCAACGAATTTGAAGAGAACGGTTATAGCGATATCGTACTCCACAGCGATGACGTGTTTGCTGCGACGACCGACCTGTTCCCTGCCAATGACGATGTGGAAGAACATCTGACTGCAGCGGACCTGGTTCAGATGCAGCACCTCAGTGATTTCCAGCAGTTTTTGTTCACTTTGCGGCGTGCTTACTGGCAGTCGCGCTGGTTTTATCTGCTGGTCATTCTGGCCTTTGTCTACCGCTGGCATTACCAGCTCGGGTGGTTCGGTAATGTTGAAGAGCTGGACGCGATCGATCTGGGATTGCTGGTGGTCGTTTTATTACCGCTGGTCATCACTCTCTGGTACACTTATTTATCTCCTGCCCGGAAATACAAGCAGTTAATGCAGGCGTTTGCCTGGGGGCTCTGGGACGAAGTCATTGATCTTTGCCCTACCTTGCGCGGAAAAATCCCCGGTTTTGAACTGGCATGCCGCCATGCCGTGGCACTGGCAGCGGAGGGGAAATTCGAGGAAGGCATGGATATGATAGAACAGTTCGAAGAGATTCAGGATATCCCGCGCTGGATGTACCTGGGGAGACTCTCCGAACTATATGAGGTCGTTAAAGATGGTGAGCAGGTCATCGAATGTCATCGCCTGTCATACGAAGCCGCTCCCGACAATCCGACCGTTCAGCTGGACTATGCCTATGCACTGCTCAAATATCAGCAGAATCTGCCACTCGCGCAACAGCTCATGGCAGAGGCGGAGCAGCAGCACTTGAGCGAGTTATTGAAATTCATGCTCCCCTACCTCAAAGGCATTCTGGCTCTGAATCAGGGACGACCAAATGAGGCCGAAAAGTTGTTTCACGAGTGCCAGTCTCTCCTGTTGCCCATCTCGCACAGCGAGCCCATGCTGCAGCTGTTTGTTGATTTCAATCGAGGCTTCCTGGCGATTGCCCTGGCGGAACTGGGGGATCCCCGGGAAGCAGAGAAACTCTATCAACTGGTTGAACCCCGTCTGAAAGCGACGGACAGCACGCTGATTATGGAACGCTATGCCGCCGCGATGGCCCGTTGA